A window of Procambarus clarkii isolate CNS0578487 chromosome 69, FALCON_Pclarkii_2.0, whole genome shotgun sequence contains these coding sequences:
- the LOC138355933 gene encoding peptidyl-prolyl cis-trans isomerase-like produces MREPVKRLVEAGWVLAVQEDQDGRRSARITLQDGQLYLHSLRRQPTPAHAHTLQESEVVGVLKPSCTLAFLDLGWAGSTRGRVTIRLTPDTPLARQFVLLCTGQRGHTYRNTKLLQMWDKGEPGEWVVGGDYESNDGEGGAPLLPDLQGQYRESNRAGAVLASWGLGSPRSAQFVITTRDLQDGDQWSCVFGDVVSGLDVVRAAVNHSDITEVTVVDCGVVLPL; encoded by the exons atgagggagcccgtcaagaggctggtggaggctggctgggtgttggccgtccaggaagaccaagatggccgccgctccgccaggataactctacaagacggacagctgtacctccactcACTCcggcgtcagcccacgcccgcccacgcccacaccctccag gagagtgaggttgtgggcgtgctgaagccctcctgcaccctggcgttccttgacctcgggtgggcggggtcaacaagagggcgggtcaccatccggctgacccctgacactccgctggccagacagtttgtgttgttgtgtacgggccagcggggccacacctaccgcaacactaaactgttgcagATGTGGGACAAGGGTGAGCcgggggagtgggtggtgggcggagactacgagagtaatgatggtgagggaggagccccactgctgcctgacctccaggggcagtaccgggagTCGAACCGGGCAGGAGCTGTGTTGGCCAGTTGGGGGCTGGGGAGTCCCAGGAGTGCCCAGTtcgtcatcaccaccagggacctccaagATGGTGACCAGTGGTCAtgtgtcttcggtgatgtggtgagcggcctggatgtggtgagggcagcagtcaaccacagtgacattacggaggtgactgtggtggactgtggtgttgtgctgccactctag